The following is a genomic window from Tursiops truncatus isolate mTurTru1 chromosome 7, mTurTru1.mat.Y, whole genome shotgun sequence.
ATCAGTGCTTGTGGCATTCTGCTTCACCCACAGCCTCTCTGGAATTCTGGGGCACTTCCATAAAGAcatggattttttcccccaaaatacaCAGGGCATAAACGAATCATATGTATAGAGACGTGAGTTTCAGGTCAAAAGTTCAGACTGATGTGCTGATAAATTTATAAAACCCTAAGAATCCAAATAAAAGCAACTCTAGGGACTCATCCAGAGCCCGAACAGACAGCGTTAGAATATACCAGAGAATGAGGGCAGACTAGACAGGCATTTCCACTGAATGCAGCATGCAAAAGGGATCCATAAAACCCCCTTACGCACCCCCGGGGCCCCTTTTGTGTTGTTCTTGCCAACACAGCAGCCGTCCTGCTATATAGACCCGCTGCGCTGCCGGGGCCCCATCACACTGAACTCACATCATCGTGTCAACCAGCCATGGGGAAGGTAAACGGAAcacaagtgaaataaaatggaGCGGGGAAAAATGCCTCTATACAAGATCTATTACGGGGAgcaaatgatttcattttgaattatactTCCTTTGCAGATCACCTTCTACGAGGACCGGGGCTTCCAGGGCCGCTGCTACGAGTGCAGCAGCGACTGCCCCAACCTGCAGCCCTACTTCAGCCGCTGCAACTCCATCCGGGTGGACAGCGGCTGCTGGATGCTCTATGAGCGCCCCAACTACCAGGGCCACCAGTACTTCCTGCGGCGCGGCGACTACCCTGACTACCAGCAGTGGATGGGCTTCAACGACTCCATCCGTTCCTGCTGTCTCATCCCCCAAGTGAGTTCAGCTTGATTTCAATCATGCCACCTGAGTGTCCTCACTCTGTTAGTGATGGGTGTTAGGGCGAGGGAAGTTTTCCTTTAAATACACCTTAAGGTTAAGTGGGCTTTGGGTATCTGCCAAAGCCCAGGTAGATCCCGGCACAAAAACCGCAGAGAATATAAGGAAGAATTCACTTAgggaaagaattttatttttaatctttgctgCCATTAGGTCAGTCAAAGCTTGTCTGTGACAAATGTAATATCACAATGGGATATAAAACAAACTTGCAAGTGGGAAGGTGTTTAGGCATAAGAAGGCAGTATTTCTAACAAATTAACTTTTACCTATAGTAAAGGAATTGATAATGAACAAATTAGATAGTTTCCACTGCAGACTAGTAAAAATGGAAAAGTCGGTTGTTAATATAGGCTATTCAAAGCTATCTTCCAATTTTGGAAAaggtaatttttcttaatttggaaAATCAGTTGAATTCTCGTTTCAGACTATTTACACAAATTTTCCACCAAaggatgtgattttttaaaatcctgttttaGTGGtaaatttatgtgtatatgtatataactttTGGAGATAACAGTCATATTAAAATACAGGCAAAATACTTatcatttccccccaaaatgtagGTTTATCACCTAGGAATCAAGAAATTATGGAATTTAGAATTAGGAATCAAGATATTTGAGCTTGCGATGGATTCTAACCCAGACCTTGAACTTCTTAAAAATTCCATCTCTCACACAAGTAGAAAATGAGCATTTGTTAAATGCTAGTAGAACACAGATCCACGTGAAGCGTTCACAGCAATTTCAGAGTCTCAGTTTTGACACTGACAACCTCATGCCCCAACCTGCCAAGTTCATCTCTTGTTTGGTTGCtttttctgctctttctctttGTGGACCAAGCAGACAAGCTCCCACAGGCTGCGGCTGTATGAGAGAGAGGATCACAAAGGCCTCATGGTGGAGCTGAGCGAGGACTGCTCCTGTATCCAGGACCGCTTCCACCTGAATGAGGTCCGCTCCCTCCACGTGCTGGAGGGCTGCTGGGTCCTCTATGAGATGCCGAACTACTGCGGCCGGCAGTACCTACTGCGACCCCAAGAGTACAGGCGCTACCACGACTGGGGGGCCATGGATGCTAAGGCCGGCTCTTTGCGGAGGGTGGTGGATTTATACTAAAATAGTTTCACACTACCATTTTCTCATTTGGAACCTAATAAAGTATTTAGTCTGTATTGTTGGCAATCGCtggcttctgtttttctttcattgtgtgCCAATTAATTCACCTGTAAATACTCCCTCTTAAAGGTTGACGAGTGGATAAGAGGAGGTGGGGTCTGTTCTAGAAGAGCATCAAGGTAGAATGAGTTTTGAACAAGGCTCAGAAGTGggggtggagaaaggagagagccTGTCTGAGAAATAAAGGCAGATCAAAGTGAGAGAAATGGGAGAGGGTGACTGGTAAGAAGGGAGGCATTCAGCTGAGGGCCtaaggaagagcattccaggagtTTCCATCGGACCCAAGAAGTAGCTGTAAGCCACAGAGTCACAGATGAGTGGTGAGGGCAGCTCATTTGGAAAAAGCCTGATTAGACTCTATAAGgaattatacttttgttttctttcaagcaCAGTAATATATAACTAATGCCAGGGCTGCCATCAGCCATTGCCATACTTTTGGACTCAGCTGAAGACCCTTCTTCTTATTCTAAAACAGCTCCCGACCAGGGTGCACCTCTTGGCCAGTACAGCTGCTGGACCAAACACTGAGTGAATTTTAGAAACTGCACAGCTGTTCACAGTGCTCAGCTAATGCAAATAAATTAATGAGAtacacattaatattttaaatagatttgcCTGATATAGTGTACCACAAACAATAAAAAGTTCTTTGCTACAAAAAAGCAGGCTCAAATTTAAAGGCACATTGAAGAAAGACATAATTTCTAAAGCCCTCTGATTGAAGTAAAATCTGCTTGCTcacaagggaagccctgcatattaaaaaaaaaaaagaaaattctttcatcagtagaaaattagtttatttttaacttgaagTGTTCCCTCCAAAGTGATAGTCGCCCATAATCTTACTACTTTACACATCCTATAAAGAAAGAAGTGGAGGGGTCCCTCTGTCCCACACTTCATCGCTAGCCCTTCTGCACATTTGGTGGGTACCCTTCTTGAATTTTCCCTCATTTATATAGATATCTCATgaaacacatatttttatttctttacaaaaatgaaatcatgctGTACATATTAgtctgcaacttgcttttatcaataaaatgtaatgtggtatGGACATCTATCTAGGTCAGTACCTTATTCTGTTAATGGCTGCATTGTGTTCCATTGTTGGAGGTTCCCTAGATTATTTAACCACTTATTCACTGGTGATTGGGCTTTTCCAATTTTGCTTTTCCAAACAAGGCTGCAACGAATATCGTCATACATATACCTTTATCGACACACGCCATAGTTTCTGGAGGATAGAGACCTAGAAGTGAGACTGCCCACTCATAGtgcaagttattttttcttttaatggactGCCCAATTATTAGCCACCAAGGAGCCTACCTTCTTTGAGTTAGGGGCGtcaccatttactgagcacctaccatagGCTTGCCGTGTACAGCACTGgggatgaaaaaacaaacaaaacaaacaaacagaaggcATTGTCCCTACTGCCACAGAACTATACACAGAAATAATACTAAATACTGACACtaaacaataaatacataatCACTTTTTTTGGTCAAGTACTTCCCAAGTGCTAAATAATACATATGTAATCACTTGCTTATCCAGTACTGTTGCTAAGAAGTCTTAAGGCATCCCATGGCGCATTTCTAGGGGGAAAAATGgagcaatatttatttatatatttctcgtgagatgtgtttttattccttaacATTTGGGGAGGGAAAGTGTTTTCTTGGCATGACATACACATTTAGAACTTAATTACATACCTTACCTTTctgtggcacttttttttttcctgttttggaaCAACACCGCCAATGAAAACAGTTTCCTGtgaataggaaaaaaactgtttttgACACAGCAGACAAAATGTTGCATCGCAGGAGTAGCCAGTTCCAGCCTTTGGCCTTTTGGCTGGGGAACGGGAGACCAGGAAGGCACAGGTCACTGTTTCTCTACCATGACCTTCTCCAACTgacctccttttttctctcccctcctcccacctcacccccacctccaccccctaaATTTCTGCCCCTTTATTCCTTTCTCGAGCCCACTGGTCTTGAGGTACAAGCCTCCATTGGAATCCTCCAACGTCTCTCCTATCCCGCAGGAGAAATTTTAACAATCCAGAACTACAAAATCTGCCTTTGTCTTATGCTAAACACGCTTAAGACGCACATATAGCAATTCTAATAACAATccaaacattttataaatgtcttattttctctctctttttttctctcacacaAAATCACAGGGAGCTTGCAACCCAAAAAGAAGTggactttttcttcttcagaattcCAAAAGAGAAATATTGAGGAACCAGGTTCCAATCACTTTTACAGTCGGTTTTGTGCCTTTACTGGTGAATCATACATCTTTAGTAAAGGATTCTGAGAAGAATAAAGATTCATTATAGTTAATGATAGTGGTAGCAGACAGGGATGAAAATGCTTGAGTAATtctactttatttaaaatgaaaatgtcatgTGACACAAGAAGAGTATGATAGTTTTCTAGTATAAGCTCCATTTGATGGACATTATCttgaagttgaaaaaaaattagcTCAATCACATAAAAAGCTTATATATTGGACAAATTAAGCCTTTTATTTACAACACTTATGAAAAAATGGGGGCTAAATTAAACTTAGTAACACATccaggggggtgggatgaattgggagattgggattgacatatatatttgatactatgtataaaatagataaccaatgagaacctactgtatagctcagggaactctactcaatgctctgtggtgacctaaatgggaaggaaatccaaaaaaagaggcacatatgtgtacatatagctgattcactttgctgtatggtagaaactaacacaaccttgtaaagcaactatactccaataaaaatttattttaaaaaagcccaCATCCAGTGTCCCACAGTAAGAAGCAAGGATGGGACTGTAGCATGTCCTTTACTGCTATGCTTATCCTAATGTGGGGAGTT
Proteins encoded in this region:
- the LOC117313026 gene encoding gamma-crystallin C isoform X2, encoding MGKITFYEDRGFQGRCYECSSDCPNLQPYFSRCNSIRVDSGCWMLYERPNYQGHQYFLRRGDYPDYQQWMGFNDSIRSCCLIPQTSSHRLRLYEREDHKGLMVELSEDCSCIQDRFHLNEVRSLHVLEGCWVLYEMPNYCGRQYLLRPQEYRRYHDWGAMDAKAGSLRRVVDLY
- the LOC117313026 gene encoding gamma-crystallin C isoform X1 — protein: MGKITFYEDRGFQGRCYECSSDCPNLQPYFSRCNSIRVDSGCWMLYERPNYQGHQYFLRRGDYPDYQQWMGFNDSIRSCCLIPQQTSSHRLRLYEREDHKGLMVELSEDCSCIQDRFHLNEVRSLHVLEGCWVLYEMPNYCGRQYLLRPQEYRRYHDWGAMDAKAGSLRRVVDLY